TTGACGGTATCGTCCGGACCCGGACGCGCACCGCTACCCTGCTTGAGAATCTTGTACTGCAGACCGGAAGCGGTGACCTTCACGCCCGGTGCATGGCGGTTCTTGGCGAGGAAAGCCTCACCCTCGGCCTTGTTCTTGGCCGCTTCCTTATCGAACGCGGCCTTGGCCTTGGCGCGCAGCTGGGTCAGGAAAGCTTCCTTGACCGACTTGTACTCGGCCGGGCTCATGGTCGGCTTCTGGCCGGACAATTCCGACTGCACGGCACGGGCCACGGTCGCCGGATCGATTTCCTCGCGGACGATGGGCGGCAACTGGCTGGCCAGATCCCAGCCCACCACGTAGCTGGCCTTGGTGCGGTCAACCTTGGTAGCGGCCTTGGACGTCTGTGCCGCGTGCACGCCGGCCGTCATGCCAAGCGCCACAGCCAGCGTGGCCGCCGTCAGCGTGGGACGCAAAAGATGCTTCATTCGGAACTCCCTCGTCATGGATATGCCGGCGTGCCGGCCGGGCCCCCCCCGATGGAGGGCTGACCCTGCATTGTGCGGGTCCGACCCAGTCTTGGCAACGACGTCCTGCCTGCGACCGCGCCTGTCGCCAAAGGTTCCTCGCAGCGCGGAATTCAATGCCCGGATTCATCCAGGGATTTGTCCAGGGTATCCCGCAATGCCGCCTGCAGGCGGGCATGCACCCTGACCAGCGCACGCCAGAGCACCACGGCCAGCACCAGCACCACCGCCAGCAGCGACAGCGCCACACCGCGCGGCGGCAGGATGGTCGAACCCAGCGCACCGACCAGCAGCGCCAGCAACAGCAGCGCAGCCAACGGAATCAGTCGCGCGAGTACTTGCCGTATGGCTTGCGTGTAACTTCCCGCGAAGCGTTCACGGATACCCAGCTCCGCCAGCAGCATGCCCAGCGCCTCGGCCTTGCGATACACCGCGATCAGGAACGGCAGCGACAGGAACAGCGCCGTCGCCCAGATCAGGGTATGCCGCAGGTTGCGATAGATGCCCACGCGTGAAAACAAGTCCCAGCCATGGGCATTGACGTACGCGCCAATCGTGAACAGCGTCACGATCAGGATCACATTGACCGCAATATGCCAAAGCAGACGGCGCAGCATGGCCGCGATCACCGCGTTGTCTTCCACCGGGCGAAGATTTTCCAGCCATCCGCTGTAGCTGCTGACCAGCAGACGCAGCGCGCGCGGGGTCACGCGCCGCCCCAGCCGAATCACCCCGTCCGCCGAACGGGCCATGTAGGGCGCCGACACCATGCAGATCAATGCCGACGCCACCGCGATCGGATAAATGAAGTGACTGACCGCCCCCAGCGACAGGCCCAGCGTGGCGATCACGAAGGAGAACTCGCCGATCTGGGCCATGCTCATGCCGGCACACATTGCGGTACGTACATCGTGCCCCACGAAGAAGCAGCCCACGCTGCATGCGAGGGTCTTGCCCACGATCACCACCGCGGCGATCGCCAGTGCCGGCACGATGTAATCCACCAGCACGGCCGGATCGATCTTCAGGCCGATCGCCACGAAGAACAGCGCCGCGAACATGTCGCGCAACGGCTCGACCAGGTGCACGACGCGCGTCGCGCAGCGGGCCTCGGCCACCACCGCGCCGGCCAGGAACGCTCCCAGTGCCACGCTGAAACCCAGCCATGCCGCCAGCAGACTGGCACCGAAGCAGATGCCCAGCACACTCACCAGCAGCATTTCGTTGTTGCCGAACGACGCCACGTAGTCCACCAGTCGCGGCACCAGCAGCAGGCCCGCCAGCATGCCCACTACCACGAAAAGGCCAAGGTGACCGATCAGGCTCAAGGCCATGCCGGTCTGCACCGCACCACCAATGGCCACCGCCGTCAGCAAAGTCAGGATGACGATGGTGAGCATGTCCTCCGCCACCAGCATGCCCACCACCAGTCGCGCGAACGGTCGCTGCCGCATGCCACTCTCGCGCAGGGTGCGGGTAGCGACCATCGTCGAAGACAACGACATGATCGCGCCCAGGAACAGTGCGTCGCGACCGCTCCAGCCGAAAACCCGCCCCAACTCGTAGCCCACCCAGAGCATGAAGGCGACCTCGGCGACCGCCACCAGCAAGATGCCGCCGCCGACCTCGCGCAACTTGCGCACGCTGAACTCCAGGCCGAGCGTGAACATCAGCAGCACCACGCCCAGGTTGGAAATGTCGTCGATGGTCCGCGGGTTGGTGACGAACACCCCCGGCGTATGCGGACCGATCAGCACGCCCGCAAGGATGTAACCTGGCAGCACCGGCAGACGCAGACGATGCAGAAGCACCGTCGTGGCGCCGGCAACCAGCATCACGATGGCGAGGTCGCGGATGAAGCCGATGTCGTGCATGCGTTCCTCGCGCCGGTGATGGCAGACCAGCTTAGAACGCGCTCGCAGCGTCGCCTAGATGTGATCGCTTTTCGCCTGTCCATCAGTTCACCGGCGCGCCCTTTGTCCGGCACATCACACCGAATGCGACAAGGCAACACGACTTTTCACACGACCGGCGCGATGACGTAAAAAAATTTTCAAAAAACGCTTGACGGATCCCCGACCCGCTCCTATTCTTTCGGGCTTCCAGCGGCGGGGCCATAGCTCAGCTGGGAGAGCGCCTGCATGGCATGCAGGAGGTCGGCGGTTCGATCCCGC
This window of the Dyella sp. A6 genome carries:
- a CDS encoding FKBP-type peptidyl-prolyl cis-trans isomerase → MKHLLRPTLTAATLAVALGMTAGVHAAQTSKAATKVDRTKASYVVGWDLASQLPPIVREEIDPATVARAVQSELSGQKPTMSPAEYKSVKEAFLTQLRAKAKAAFDKEAAKNKAEGEAFLAKNRHAPGVKVTASGLQYKILKQGSGARPGPDDTVKVNYVGKLVDGTVFDDSSKHPGGGPAAIPLANVIPGFREGLQLMQVGGHYEFFIPANLAYGSEPRGEMPPNETLIFNVTLLSTGPTKAEASPQQ
- a CDS encoding cation:proton antiporter yields the protein MHDIGFIRDLAIVMLVAGATTVLLHRLRLPVLPGYILAGVLIGPHTPGVFVTNPRTIDDISNLGVVLLMFTLGLEFSVRKLREVGGGILLVAVAEVAFMLWVGYELGRVFGWSGRDALFLGAIMSLSSTMVATRTLRESGMRQRPFARLVVGMLVAEDMLTIVILTLLTAVAIGGAVQTGMALSLIGHLGLFVVVGMLAGLLLVPRLVDYVASFGNNEMLLVSVLGICFGASLLAAWLGFSVALGAFLAGAVVAEARCATRVVHLVEPLRDMFAALFFVAIGLKIDPAVLVDYIVPALAIAAVVIVGKTLACSVGCFFVGHDVRTAMCAGMSMAQIGEFSFVIATLGLSLGAVSHFIYPIAVASALICMVSAPYMARSADGVIRLGRRVTPRALRLLVSSYSGWLENLRPVEDNAVIAAMLRRLLWHIAVNVILIVTLFTIGAYVNAHGWDLFSRVGIYRNLRHTLIWATALFLSLPFLIAVYRKAEALGMLLAELGIRERFAGSYTQAIRQVLARLIPLAALLLLALLVGALGSTILPPRGVALSLLAVVLVLAVVLWRALVRVHARLQAALRDTLDKSLDESGH